The proteins below are encoded in one region of Podarcis raffonei isolate rPodRaf1 chromosome 6, rPodRaf1.pri, whole genome shotgun sequence:
- the EIF6 gene encoding eukaryotic translation initiation factor 6, with protein sequence MAVRASFENNNEIGCFAKLTNAYCLVAIGGSEGFYSVFEGELSDTIPVVHASIAGCRIIGRMCVGNRHGLLVPNNTTDQELQHIRNSLPDSVRIQRVEERLSALGNVTTCNDYVALVHPDIDRETEEILADVLKVEVFRQTVAEQVLVGSYCAFSNQGGLVHPKTSIEDQDELSSLLQVPLVAGTVNRGSEVIAAGMVVNDWCAFCGLDTTSTELSVIESVFKLNESQPSTIATTMRDSLIDSLT encoded by the exons ATGGCGGTGCGGGCCAGCTTCGAGAATAACAACGAGATCGGCTGTTTCGCCAAGCTCACGAACGCCTACTGCCTGGTGGCCATCGGGGGCTCAGAGGGCTTCTACag TGTTTTTGAAGGGGAGCTTTCGGATACCATCCCTGTAGTTCATGCTTCAATTGCCGGATGTCGAATCATTGGCAGAATGTGTGTGG GAAACCGGCATGGCTTGTTAGTCCCAAACAATACCACGGACCAGGAGCTTCAGCACATCCGAAACAGTCTTCCAGACTCCGTACGAATTCAGCGAGTGGAAGAGCGCCTCTCTGCCTTGGGCAATGTCACTACATGCAATGACTATGTAGCACTTGTCCATCCAGACATTGACAGA gagaCAGAAGAGATTTTAGCAGACGTACTAAAAGTGGAAGTATTTAGGCAGACGGTAGCAGAACAAGTGTTGGTGGGAAGTTATTGTGCTTTCAGCAACCAGGGAGGACTTGTGCACCCCAAGACTTCCATTGAAGACCAGGATGAGCTCTCCTCATTGCTACAAGTCCCACTTGTG GCTGGAACTGTTAACCGTGGCAGTGAGGTGATTGCAGCTGGAATGGTTGTGAATGACTGGTGTGCCTTCTGTGGCCTGGACACAACCAGCACAGAGTTATCTGTTattgagagtgtctttaaactCAACGAATCACAGCCAAGTACCATTGCTACTACTATGAGAGATTCTTTGATTGACAG CTTGACATGA
- the FAM83C gene encoding protein FAM83C: protein MFGYPTAEAMSWLHRGYGSSQGTTGQLKSRLDDLKKPWRVEITPSMLQHSETARLAVDAFLEQGEGGYRQAITKEKELPFLSTLDMDYISQHSQSITGSPIKRRETGLTREDSGDGASLLSGVTSGTYFPFMSDIDPPDLELGWPEVPTVSSFGQTEVTLYFQRDKTHNVKELLRSLIGKAKTVIAIMMDLFTDMEILSDLMEASSRRRVPVYLILDEKNLRHFAEMCNKMDLTMDDFPNMRIRCVSGDTYYSKAGKKLTGQALEKFVLIDGEEVLAGTYSFTWLCSQVHTGLVTHFKGKIVEDFDREFRCIYAESRSVNKLSIPKAEKSTTSPHRLLQKLEPVSKHIQMNESETTSPSTSLSNSSVVSVRRSPYLDLTTSNAHCEIKEWTPGETRMNVSGFLGLNDLKYQPRELLDSSCSASAKLNDAPNLLRLKTSLLSTSSPILSNNTRNGHDLKLLPESIGMKVNKKFPYTVQAMEDVNKIQKDEKPATHGYSRLDLSNKPTKSVHFEPKTTDSSSYCSSDDVPTKNSSKIHRDEKRMTLGHSKLDLITNYNKSKPKLVHSRFEM from the exons ATGTTTGGCTACCCAACAGCAGAGGCAATGAGCTGGCTCCACAGGGGCTATGGGAGCTCCCAAGGGACCACAGGGCAACTGAAAAGCCGTTTGGAtgatctgaaaaagccctggAGGGTGGAAATCACCCCTTCAATGCTGCAGCATAGCGAGACGGCCAGGCTGGCTGTGGACGCCTTTCTGGAACAGGGAGAAGGTGGCTACCGGCAAGCCATTACTAAGGAAAAGGAGCTGCCATTTCTTTCCACGTTAGATATGGATTACATTAGCCAACATAGTCAGAGCATCACAGGGTCTCCGATTAAAAGACGAGAGACAGGGCTGACGAGAGAAGACAGTGGTGacggggcttccctcctctctgGAGTCACATCTGGGACATACTTCCCATTTATGTCAGACATTGACCCCCCAGATCTGGAGCTCGGTTGGCCAGAGGTTCCCACAGTCTCATCATTTGGACAAACAGAAGTCACTTTGTATTTCCAAAGGGACAAGACACACAATGTAAAGGAATTACTTCGGTCTCTGATAGGCAAGGCCAAGACA GTGATTGCGATTATGATGGATCTCTTCACAGACATGGAGATCCTCAGTGACCTGATGGAGGCATCAAGCAGACGGCGTGTTCCTGTTTACCTGATCCTTGATGAAAAGAACTTGAGGcactttgcagaaatgtgcaatAAAATGGATCTCACTATGGATGacttccca AATATGCGCATACGCTGTGTGAGTGGAGACACATACTACAGCAAAGCTGGCAAGAAGCTTACAGGACAAGCACTTGAGAAATTTGTGTTGATAGATGGCGAAGAAGTCCTTGCAGGGACCTACAG TTTTACGTGGCTGTGCAGTCAAGTCCACACTGGCCTGGTGACACACTTCAAAGGAAAAATTGTTGAGGACTTTGACAGAGAGTTCCGATGCATATATGCCGAGTCTAGATCTGTGAACAAACTCAGCATCCCCAAAGCTGAAAAATCCACAACCTCTCCCCACAGGTTGTTGCAGAAACTTGAGCCAGTTTCTAAGCATATTCAAATGAATGAGAGCGAGACCACAAGCCCCTCAACTAGCCTCTCAAATTCAAGCGTAGTAAGCGTAAGGAGATCACCATATCTAGACCTGACAACTTCTAATGCACACTGTGAAATTAAAGAATGGACTCCCGGTGAAACAAGAATGAATGTTTCAGGCTTCCTGGGACTTAATGACTTGAAATACCAGCCCAGGGAGCTGCTGGACTCTAGCTGCAGTGCATCAGCTAAATTAAATGATGCACCTAATCTACTAAGACTTAAGACATCTTTGCTGTCAACATCTTCACCAATACTAAGCAACAACACAAGAAATGGGCACGATTTGAAGCTTCTGCCTGAGAGTATAGGAATGAAAGTCAACAAAAAGTTCCCTTATACTGTTCAAGCTATGGAAGATGTAAACAAAATACAGAAGGATGAAAAACCAGCAACTCATGGCTACAGCAGACTAGATCTCAGTAACAAGCCTACTAAATCAGTACATTTTGAGCCGAAGACCACGGATTCTAGTTCCTATTGCTCCTCTGATGATGTGCCAacgaaaaacagcagcaaaatacaCAGGGATGAAAAAAGAATGACTCTTGGTCACAGTAAATTGGATCTCATTACCAACTATAACAAGTCAAAACCAAAGCTAGTTCACAGTCGATTTGAGATGTAA